From the Myripristis murdjan chromosome 14, fMyrMur1.1, whole genome shotgun sequence genome, one window contains:
- the LOC115371045 gene encoding odorant receptor 131-2-like has protein sequence MSIQLWENSSASQQYEIVQAKSFKRFLALSSCIIFLYINVVMLFTLRSKPVFSQTPRYILLYNLLFADTIQLALGQLLYILAAARVYMVRYVCLIITMITIITTGISPLNLAVMSLERYVAVCYPLRHASIITIRGTTTAVAVIWAICLVKQLISLLTLLFLETMPLHNLMQGFCAKHAIFHQNILEDLDKGFMYTVFVFVGGVIICSYFGVIVSARSASTGTASANKALKTVLLHMFQLVLTLLSTMVTSMITALHGKVDQITIQRIYYVFFIFLVNLPRSLSCLIYGLRDQTIRPLLVQHLCFCLRYHMMPAGHLNKH, from the coding sequence ATGTCCATCCAGTTGTGGGAAAATTCTTCGGCCAGTCAGCAGTATGAGATCGTGCAAGCAAAATCGTTCAAACGCTTCCTGGCACTCTCATCTTGCATTATCTTCCTTTACATTAATGTTGTTATGCTGTTCACTTTGAGAAGCAAGCCAGTGTTCAGTCAAACTCCCCGCTACATCCTGCTGTACAACCTCCTCTTCGCAGACACCATCCAGCTGGCACTGGGCCAGTTACTTTACATCCTGGCAGCAGCCAGAGTGTACATGGTACGCTATGTCTGCCTAATCATCACCATGATTACAATAATCACCACTGGCATTTCTCCCCTCAACCTTGCTGTCATGTCATTGGAGCGCTACGTGGCGGTCTGCTATCCACTGAGGCATGCTagcatcatcaccatcagaggcaccaccactgctgttgctgtcaTATGGGCCATCTGCTTGGTAAAGCAGCTAATAAGCCTCTTAACGCTGCTCTTCCTGGAGACCATGCCCTTACACAATTTAATGCAGGGTTTCTGTGCAAAGCATGCCATTTTCCACCAGAACATTTTGGAAGACCTTGACAAGGGCTTCATgtacactgtgtttgtgtttgtgggcgGGGTCATCATCTGCTCATATTTTGGTGTGATCGTCTCGGCGAGGTCCGCCTCGACAGGCACAGCCTCAGCTAACAAAGCTCTTAAGACAGTCCTGTTGCACATGTTCCAGCTGGTTCTGACTCTTCTGTCCACCATGGTCACCAGCATGATCACGGCCCTCCACGGAAAAGTCGATCAAATCACCATTCAACGCATTTACTAtgttttcttcatcttcctTGTCAATTTACCCAGAAGCCTCAGCTGCCTGATATACGGCCTAAGAGACCAAACCATCAGACCTCTCCTTGTCCAGCACCTATGCTTCTGCCTCAGATACCACATGATGCCTGCTGGACATCTGAATAAGCACTGA